Part of the Triticum aestivum cultivar Chinese Spring chromosome 4D, IWGSC CS RefSeq v2.1, whole genome shotgun sequence genome is shown below.
tcgctttggcaacattgtttgccatcacaagattaAGGCATGCGCCAAATTTCGGCATATTATCACAAACTATTCAACGAATGCAGCCATATCATTGctcgtttggcttgaaagccatgaatcttcgttcatggtaggtcattTTTTAGAACACCTTTTCAACAAAATATCGGTGttccaagtttagtattttttctagatggtaggccacatttgatgatgtgacatggaggtctcaaatttttttgaaatttttacggTGTTTTCGAAAACCAGCCGATTTCAacaggcaagctatggaggacccgcagttcaaattccagtcgGTTCCAGCTGAGTCGGCCGAAGGTTGTCTGaatggccgggagtagctacgagggtcagaaatgcatgatttttttgccaccgtccgtaaaatagggtctactttgagatagataTGGAATGGTGCCATTTGGAATATCTCTCTTTGTAGCATTCAAAAAATGGGAAAAAAAAATTTGTGAAACAACTTGGAACCTtactttggcaacattgtttgacaTCCCAAGATGCAGGCAtgtgccaaatttgggcatattattaCAAACTATTTAACGAATGCGGCCATATCATGTTTTTAACAATCTTAATGAAAGACCATGTTTTTAACAATCACAAAATGAAACTTGTATTGTTTCATAAATGAGCATGCACAAAAACAcataattttatctttcatccatgagcatgcacaaaatttCAATTCCCATTAATTACCAAACTGAATATTCATAATTAAGAAACTGacatgtttagatgacactgtcatacttaagcatccatgagcatgcacaaaatgtCAATTCTCATCAATTTCAATCTAAGCTTGGCTCACACTGTCATACTTAAGAGGTTTACACAAACAAGCTTAAACctgacatacttaacattgacaTGTCTAGATTAACATGCTTAACATTGCCACTTGatttcttaacatcttcactccttcttctccttcttctccttcatcatccTGATGCGCTTAGAGTGGCGAATGCCGACgcggatgtactcctctaccacaattggcatggtcctgtCGCCCAGCTGTGGCATTGCTGGCACCACCACCATCACGAGGTCATCGTCaggcaccaccatcgcgaggtcatcgtcaggcaccacaatcgcgaggtcgtcgtcagccaccaccatagcaaggtcgtcgtcagccaccaccatagcaaggtcgtcgtcaGCCAAAATAGGCTGCACCTCCccgctctgctcctcttcttccccgctCTACTCCCCTTcttccccactctgctcctcttcttccccactctacTCCTCGTCACCCCCGccgctgctcccattgcctggccaAATGCAAAAAAGTTTTTTTAGCAATCGGTGTGAGACGAAGCCAAAAGGACAGGAAGAAGAGAGGCACAGAGCTTACTGGCATCGTTGTCGTGCTGGTAGTACATGCGGCACATGGTGTTGTCGAACATCTTCACAGTGAGCACGGCGTCGCTATCATAGCGAAAGACAAGGAAGTGCCCGAGCTGCAGGTCATGGGCGTGGGCAAAATGCTCCCAGCCAGGccctaggtacatgtggccgtcggcgTCGAACACTACCAACACGTCCCACAGCCCGCGACGCACGCTGCtggcctcccgcagcttcactTTCTGGGGCTCATGGTCAGCAAGCATCTTCGCAAACTTTTCAGCCAGCCTCTAAAGTGAGGGTCAAGCAGTGGTTAATTGTGCCAATCAATCACTAGACAGCAGAGTGATGATAAAGAggtgggtgaaggggagatcttgTCTTGAATATACCTGCCTACTGCAGGATTTCTCAATTACGATCtcgaagaactcgaaaccttcGAAGCCGGCCATCTCACTTCTTGGTGTGGCAGAGCGCAGCCGGCGGTgacagcctcccctcctctctgaAAAGCAGCATTGTAATTAAACAACAAGTTACCATAAACAGGACTGGACATAGTTGGAACAGAACCAAGTTTATGATGGCAAAAGTGagaaaaaagcaatgcacttgtggacaTTTATGATGGCAAGAACACTTGTGGACATCTACAGAAAATTGGCTCTAATCCAACTTGGCTCTAATTCAACACTATCATATTTGACAAATGGACATAGTAGGAACAGAGCCAAGTTTTTaaacatgaaagaaaactgagaaaaaaaagcaatgcacttgtgctcaacaacatcaacaacacttaattAATTTGGTAGCTTAGCTGGCCtatggcaattggcacccttcaaaacaGTAGAATATTTACTAGCTATCTTTGCCAGGGCCTCAATTTGGAATACTACTATAAATGGCAAAACAATA
Proteins encoded:
- the LOC123099875 gene encoding B3 domain-containing protein Os03g0212300-like; the encoded protein is MAGFEGFEFFEIVIEKSCSRQRLAEKFAKMLADHEPQKVKLREASSVRRGLWDVLVVFDADGHMYLGPGWEHFAHAHDLQLGHFLVFRYDSDAVLTVKMFDNTMCRMYYQHDNDASNGSSGGGDEE